CAACTACCACGTAGAGTTCGGAATTACTCTGGAAAAGGACAAGTTAGAGAAGCATTGTTGTAAGTAGGTTAAAATATTACCAACGATAACTGATAATTCAGAACTGTGCTGTTGCACCTCTCTGACAAGCAATGAAACTCCTCTTAACTGTTATCAATAAAACAATCTTCAATTTACTAAAAAGTTAggccaaaaaagaaagaaatgtttctggtcaggtctttctttaaaaatggtgcggcgacgcgcattttttttttcccctcaagggagagaggagggtcagttttagttttatcaatatagtcacatatatactattcatgcagtcactgatcatgccccaaaaagaattttctctttctcttcagccatttggtttggtgtcagccacggccgccggccacgaacagaaaaaaagggtgacgcgctgttgttcaagtgacgcgcgcgctgaccagaaacatttttttttttttttttttttttttttttttttttttttttgccttacaTGTAGGCGAAAGCTCCAGtacctttaatattttatacattttcttgttttactaaaacaaaagacattttgaaaTGCATAGCGTTAAATGAGATAATTAAACTTAATTGCTTGCACTGTTCGAATATCTCGTTTACAACTGAATTTTCGTCAGCACTAAAatccatttgtcaacaattacCCTGTATATTTTACACAATTCGTTGTCTACAACGCCAAATATGTTGTATTTGAACATATTTAAGAAAAAAGTATTTCCTCTTcagaacaaagtaatgaaactATTGTCAAAAGTTATCACTATTGTCACTTCAATAATTCAcattttaggccaaaaaaataaatagtttgtttctcatccccgCGCGCGTCAATGTAGACCCGCCGCGCCAAcctttttttttgcatctcaagagggaacgaaaaaaaaatgaaaaaaaaaactgcattCTGCACTAATAGTAAGAAAGCAGcactgttgatatgctaaaaatttgctgtgcatttatctctgcatgcattcctatgttctcatgttgtaagcgcgttgttgttgatggttgaataaaaaaaaaagtagcagcaaaaaaaaacgcgtcaccgcatcatttttgcaagatgcctaggatgagaaacaaactattttttttttggccttaggtATCTATTCATCACAAAGAGAATACTCTAGCTTGAGTATGGTTGCAGCTGCTTTCCATAGAAAGGTGAGAATATGACAATGGGGAGCTTTTCAATCATTTATGGTTGAAACATTGCTAGTTACATGTCATCGAACTTTGGCATCCATGATTTACATCTTTTCAATAACCAATTCCATTGATGTCAGTAATTCTGAAAAATGTATACCAGTTAGTATTTGATACCAAGGACAAAATTACTTAGATATATGCACACTGTCatgcagaaaaaaatatcatacaTTTATAGAGGCAATCTGCGCAAAACCATTACACATACCTACAAACAACATTGCTAAAATGAGGCAACGATAGCACGGCCGataactgaaaaaaatctgtgtaattttgtttgatgataaTACAACATTTGTTTGCTTAACTATTGTTCTATGTAGCAAAGAATGATGTATTGTAAGCATCCTTCACCCGGCCTATTGTTCTATCATAGTAATCTCTGTCAGCTTTTATAAGGTTAAGGATTGGATTTGGAGACCTCTGGACCCTTGAAGTGATTTGAAAGCGTAAAATCCAGGTACACATTCTTTGAAACTGTAACATGTGTATGAGACAGATGTTTTGATATGAAACATTAATGCAATCAAGCTACTTCACATGTAACAGCATCACTCATACATTTGGGAAGAGGACGACAAGCATACGTGACAGATCTTGTCTGCCGAGTATCACCTCTGCTTGTATCCTGCTGCCGTTATTTCTATACCACCAATCTAGGTACGAAATATTTGTCACCtttttgaaattgctgaaatTGCGATGCATGTCGTTTTACAAAACATGACATTCTGTGGgaaatgtttacaaacaaaataatgaagCGCGTTTCGCATCATGTGTCTTTTTTTCTTGGCGTTAAGTTTCGTTCCCTGTAGCTGTTCGAATTTCACAACATGAAAACTAACTTTGTCAAACTACATTAGCATGTCACCAGTTTATGTTACTGTCAGAGTTTTCTTCCTAAGGTTTCTCCTGGCGTGACcttaaagaaatattttgtccTCCATGTTAACTGCCTCATCAGCTGTTGatgtattttcaacatttttgtcatgcaaacaaacttttttgaagtttttttgccATTTGCATTGTCAAAATGATGTCGAAATGCCAAGTTTGGCAACTGGACTTCAACCGGATTACACTATAATTCGTTTGTGAACGTTGACAGTGACACAGCATTCTCTAGACAGTGATGCTGACAACACTGAAACATATTTTGGAAAATGTATTCGCTTTAATGTTTATAGGATCAAAATAACGAAAATTTTCCCACTAGTTACATGTTTCACACAGGACAATATTTCCAGATTTCTGTTTGTATGTTGACTCTATCTGTGGGAATAATTTATCTTTCACACTAACGTAGAATTGTGTCAACCGCGAGAAACAATCCCCATATATCTAATACTTCGAATCAGTTTTACCTAGCATTACCATGGAGTTGTAGAATTTATGGAGGGTAGAATTCGGCGGACCATGGGAAGTCTGACCGACACAGAGTCAGTTCTTCTGGCAAATTTTCAGGCAAACATTCCGCTTCTTCCGTCTTTGGATGATTCAGGTGGAGAAATGTCTGACAAGTGTGTTCTGGTCACTGGAGGAGCTGGCTATATCGGCAGCCATGTTGTCATCGAGTTGCTTAACGCTGGATACGAAATGGTTGTAGTGGACAATCTTACCAACTCCTCAAAAGGTAGAGGCATTTTACCATTATTTCCTCCCTTTCTttctatgtttttattttaaaaaacggGTAAGCGTACGTTTATGTTTTAAGTTTGTCACAGCTTTGAGAAAGCTCACTGAAGATGCACTATGATAAATTCAAGTTTCTTTCGCATAACTGATTCTTAAGCCATGCCCTCTGCGCGCCCTCAAGCAAACATGCTACATTTGAATCATTCAAACTtagtttttattcattttctaaCAGGCCCCGGAACGGTAAAGCCAGCCATCATTCAAAAAATCGAAGAAATTTCTGGAAAAGTTGTGACGTTCTACGGAGTTGACATTCTGGACAAAAAGTCTTTGATTGACTTATTCGCCAAGGTAGGGTGTCATAATGCCTGAAACACTCAGTTCAGTTTGTTGGAAATTAACTAAAGCTAGAATGTGCATCGCGGAAAAATGTCCGGACTCTCAAACTATGACGATACGTTGCAGTCTATCATTTGtttgggttcattttgaagcttatgaagtaaaataaataaagttttcaccgactTACTTTTGTAAAAATAGAAAGGATGGCAGccataaatatcgggtaatttgtttcccggGTACTAAAATGTACACGGTGACACCTGCTCATGATTTTTTATGATTGCTTTCGAAGCCAGTGGTTTTAAAGTTTCCGTACAGAAAGTTTTAGAGAAAGTTTGAGTGTTTCAACTTCCAAGCGAAAACTAAGTTAAGAAATCCCTAATATCAACAGGGTAAGGTTGTATTGACATTTTATAGATACTGCAAAGTCGTTTCCCATATTTAAGATTAAAAGAACACATTACACGTACCGTCTCGTTTTCATGATGTTAAATTTGGGTCAATATAACAACACTACGACCAGATCATAGAAGGGAAATCATCTATAACAcagttgcattattttcactCCAGTGGACAAGTAAGCTTTATATTTTTCTTGGTCTTCTCGTCAAAGTGTTGAATTGCTGAGTATTGTCTTTGCTGCCACAGGGCATTCGGGTACAACAGTAACACTTAttgacattttcatgacaaacaAATTCTCATCCACACAAGACTTTGGGAGTTGAACAAGATACTGTATACAAACAGAACAACAACTCTGGATATTACAGTTTACTTATTGGTCGTATTTGCATATCTCCTTATGTCGCTACAGCATCAATTTTTCGCAGTTCTTCACCTGGCGAGTTTGAAGGCTGTCGGCGAATCTGTGAAGTTGCCGTTAAAATACTACATGGTCAATGTAACTGGAACTCTTAACCTACTGGAGGTACGTTGTTGAGGGATTCTTCTCACTCTACAATGCAAAcactcaaacaaacaaacgaacaaacaaacaaacaacaaacaaacaaataaacaactatAAAAATATACCTTAAATGAAAATATAGACGTAAAgtaagaaatatcaaatttcaagatAACTTCTGTAGATAAAATAGTTCTGTATAAGACCAGATCACCTGTAGATCATCATCTGTCAAATTTTTCGGACAACCTGTCAATTTTGATATTGCTGATTGAAAGACTTCATCAAATGGTGCAGTTGGCATGTGTGAAGATGATTTATAATACTTTGATAAAGGAAAAACTAACGACCTCACGAACAATAATGTATCGCTCACATGTCAGTTGAAAAGAAGGCTCTGAATGAAATCTGGAGTTCTACACAGTTGTCCGTAACctaaataggttaaaggtcactcTAGGTCACAGGTCAGCGTTGCTAACATTGATTTATAATTGAGGATGTGGAGGTATgtcaaataaaagtaaaattaaacaaaagaaaCCGTCATCTGTTCATATCTGCGATAGGATAATTGCAAATGTACGAGTTTTGGTTGAACTCAGCCACAAATTGATTGCGTGAAGGACAGTTCTAGTCTGGCGACAGATGTTCTGTACTACCactgctcccccccccccccccctttctgaACACAGACGCCCAtgggctgggtagtctgctcgatcgatcgattttctgctccATCTATGGATCCCGTAGTCGATCTACCCGCCAATTAAATACTCCCAAGGTGTGAAACAgagtcactcaaaaaacacacgaTCCGCACGGACAGTTGAAAACCCGGATCGTGTGTAGATTGAGTGATTCTGTTTTACACCTTgggagtatttaggttgcagtggcctGCAGATCGACTATAGAttgagcagaaaatcgatcgatctcgCAGACTATCAAGCCAATGAGCGCCTGTGCTTCTAAACATTTAAACGACGACCACTTCGGAAAGAACTTAAAGGCAAAGGATTCATTCAcaacatgtatttgaaatttactgAAAATGCACTTTTGCGGCCTTTCGGATTTTAATCAACATTATTTTATCGTTTGTCTTTCCAGGTGATGAATAGGTATAACGTAAAGAACATTTTGTTCTCCAGCTCTCATACAGTGTATGGAACACCAAAATATTTGCCCCTCGATGAGAAACACCCCGTGGGAGAGTGCACTAACCCGTATGGATCATCTAAATGCTTTGTAGAGCAGGTTTTGGCGGACCTTTACAATGCTGAAAAGGTAATGTATTGGCAAAAATGATCCTCAAAACCTCATAGATGTGACTGGATACTCCAAAAGCTTAAAATTATACAGCAGCTTGCCGCTGTTTTGCGTCATTCAATACTTGGAAGGGTTGAAATACGACAATTCGCTGTTATGAATGTAGGGAATTTAGAAAGTTGGAAAAACACTTTTCTGTGTGGCGCGGAATTCTCTTTCTCGTGAAGTTTCTAAAATGACGGTTGAAAAGATATTGTCTGTATATTTCTGAATCATTTATTTTGCTTCATATTTTCGTTTTATGGGAATATCATTTCAATGCAATAAATCATTGTGATGAACGTACAATGTCTCTCTTGTACCAGGATTGGAACGTCATCATCATGCGATACTTCAATCCCGTCGGATCCCATAAATCAGGATTGATCGGCGAGGATCCGGACGGAATTCCCAGCAATCTGATGCCGTATGTAGCTCAGGTGGCCGTCGGTAAACGGACGGAGTTGAAAGTGTTCGGGGATGACTACGACACGCCCGATGGCACAGGTAAAAAATCATTCTACTTATAACAATCGCGTAAAATCATTGCAGCATTTTggagtatccagcttgtcagaACTTGAAGACTCACACACAGTGATGTGAATGGAAAGTGTTATTTATGCTAAATTTACCCGAGCAAAGACACTTAAAGCAAAAAAGGTATgacatttcataatgattaatCGCAAAATCtgtaaataagaaaaaataCTAATATTGAGTGTTCGGTAGAATCAACTCCAACACGACATTTGCCAAAATCTATTCGATGTCTAATAGATGTCCCAAAATACAatgaaatcaataaataaacagacaacTTATTAAATTAATGAATAACTTTGAAAAGACAAGATCGGAAAGCAAACAGATATaacaaagtaacaaaaatacacatcaatggtaaaatgttgaatgGGTAATGCTGCAAAAATGACGTGTTTAGCTCTCGTGTTCAATAACGGGAGCTAAACACTGGTAAACTGGTAATCTGCGTTAGCAGAATAAAAGatttcgaaaatttaattttcttgttgAAGGTGTTAGAGATTACATTCATGTCGTTGACCTGGCTGCAAGTCACATTGCTGCTTTGAAAAAGTTAGAAGAAAATCCAGGATGTAAAACCTACAACATCGGAACTGGCAAAGCTTTCTCTGTTCTGGATATCATCAAAGGAGTCGAGAAAGCTTCTGgtaaaaaggtaagtttttgTGAGCAtgaatcaaatgaaaaaaaaataatcaaataatcTTAAATATTAGAAACGCAGTGAAACAAGCTTATTTCTCACTTTCAGTAAATGGACAGCACACACAGCACGCGAGTTTTAAAGAAATTTGGAATACTAGATATTTACACACAGCCTGTGAGTTACAACATGAAGACTTAATTATGCTCTTCATACCAAACTTCCATGTACTTTTAGGACTTTTTTATCTCCATTTCTCATTCATATAGCACTTGCTCGACAAAACTATCGGGATGACCTTGATATACCTAAGGCATAGCTTAGAGTTGGTGCATCTACAgtaaaatatgcagcaacaAAGACTTGGAATACCTGCAGGCGTCATACGAAACATAACAAGTAGAGCCCCTTTTAAACGTAACTATACAGCATACGTACAGGCTTTGAAATTAGTTTGTTTAGTATCTTGACAATTCTCTTCTCCACTTAACGTATTTACCTTCTTTGATGCGACATATTGTAACTTGGATCTGTCAATGATATTTCTCTGGGATTTTTTTTCTCCTTCTTTTTCTCGAtcgtttgtatgtatgttagcgAAGGACAGCTTGGCATGCCCAGAATTTATATCGTGTCTGGAGGCGGACTCGATTAGTTGCTGGACAACATATTTTCCACTCCCCTTTACCCTCTTCATGGACTAAAATTATTGTGTAAATTcttgtttctttaatttttttggaATACACATTATCAATATCATTAACACAACCTTTGCCAACTCAAACACGATGGGTTATATCTAATAATTTCATAAATTCACTTTTGGAGCACAAGTATATGATCTAGTTCTCCCCTCTAaagtatatgttgaaatattaagtaTCAACCTTACAAATGAAACACAAACCATTGTGTGTGATATGCATTTGCAATAAAAGACCATCTATAATTCTAGTGGCAACTAACATTCAGTCGTTCCAAGAAATGTTGACAACTTGAACACCAGAAATTTCGACATGGTTTGGGAGTAGAAAAAGGAGCTGTATCGGAGAAGAGACCAAAATCTTTCTGGCTCAGTTGTTTGCTAACTTCGAAATTGCACAACCTTCCCCATAACTTTGCAAAAATATTACAGATGCTCAAAATGGAGGAACAATATGTTATTATCGAGTGTGTTGGATTTTTAGAATGAAATGACAGTTTCGTGATTATCTACATGTAAATATCAACATAATATTGAGTTTCATTGATGCTTGCTAGACATTGAagtttttcccttttttctaGATTGCCTACAAGGTTGTTGCCAGGAGGAACGGCGACGTCGGGTCTTGTTACTCTGATTCCTCATTGGCTGAGAAGGAGCTTGGTTGGAAAGCAGAGAAAGGGTTGGATGAGATGTGTAAGTCAGTAATGTGTAAACTTAATCTATAAACTCATTTCCGCAACCCTTACGGCCCGCTCAACTCGAGATTGGTCTCCCCTTTTTTGTTTCTGCTTTGGTTGGAGATTCCCTTCAATTAACGAAAATCTGTAGGACCTGCGCACCACctgtttcaatattcaataatttCCTACGATATTCACAGCTAAGGAGAGCATTATCTGAAGCCTAGAATAAACCATCTAGTGTGCAAAGGTTTTTGTGGCATGTTGGGGCATGCGATTTTAATACATGTGAACAAGAGTTTTGAAAACAGTACCCTGAAATacaaggtagttcgcgcctcgaaaataaaGGACTTAATCTTGTTCGAAACTTTCCtgcagcaaactttcaaccattctctttcaaaatcaaggataaaatcGAGGGTTGCAAATcacggtactagagaaacacattgctcaatatttaccgatattcaaaATTAGTAATgcccgccatccctgtgtcatcTGTacgggaaaaataaaattcctgattttcgcaaaactaagccggtgaaaactttatttacccgcttcaaaatgagcccgcACTAGTGGTAGGTCAAAAGCATATTATAAAAGTTTGTTAGTCCGATTATCTGTCctagaggcgcatactaccttaagcatgTTAAGACCTACCGTAGAGATTTGATCACAACTGTAGTTGGGTGTAAAAATTCAGGTCGACACAATATCTACTGCACCTGCATTACATCACAGTAGAACGGCCACCTCAGCCTGTAGGGGGCGCTATCTGTTCTTGCCCAGTTTCAATATATTATTTGAGAATAAGATTTCCGCAGTAAAGTTAGATTTTTCTTCACGATGGAAATTATGCAACCTCTAGTTTACACCTATCCTATTTACCTTTCATTATTTTTGGTCAGTTTTCACCAAAGTACGTTGAACTCCGTTCACTTGGGCGATATAAAGTGATCTTCTTTTTTATCATATGACTTTATTTTAGGTGAAGATTTATGGAGATGGCAGGGAAAGAACACAAACTAGTCTCATCAATTGCAATGATGCACATGTATTACAAGGCACCACTATCCACTCTGAACACTTCTCAAGTCTGGAAATCAGTAAAGTAGAGGATAGTCTGGCAAACCATACACAATACATGCATTATTAATTAACCCCTGGAACACTGACACATACGAACTGACCATGTACTCAACTGCACACTTGATAAAACGgttcaacatttttaatttcacttaCTTTCTATGTTTCTTATTCAAATATCTAACACTAAATTTGATAACAAGGATGATTTTTCCATTTATGGGTGTTTGCCATATTATGCTATAGATAGTGGGACATGTTTAGTtggtttttttgtgaaaatgacgACTACAATCTTTTCAACAAAGTTAATTCTACTAAATGGGGTTAAAAATGTGATGTGAAATGTATGTTAATTTGTTGTACTCAGAAACAAAGTTGAATATGGTGCTGAGACAGGCTAGCTAGCTTGTCTGGCCTTTTCTTGGTTGGTAGGGGGCGCTGTTACAGTCCCTCAAAGGACAGTGACTCTACACAGGTGGAAAACTGCCAACACGTGATAAACTGAAGATAAATCTTGTTAATAAtatatatgatccaaaagggTGTTTTGGTGAATAAAATCCTATACTGTAACACTGTGCATACAGGATGTGTGGTGTGTTTCTACAGACTCTGTGAACCCTAGATATCACATGTTGGCAATACAAACTAACTCAAGCGACAGGAAAGTTGTAATATGTTTAGGCTTCCATCAATGCACTTTTGTAACTATACCTAAATAAATCATGGAGTCAGAAGGCACAACGCCAATCACACAAAATGGAATCAGGAATTACCTGGCTGGAGTGATAGATTTTCATCTGAAGACAATGAACTTTGAACCCTGCTACTGCCAAGTTCTTGGCTATTGcatacattttcagaataccacATCATACATACACTATTTCCAGTTAACTTATATGGT
The DNA window shown above is from Ptychodera flava strain L36383 chromosome 5, AS_Pfla_20210202, whole genome shotgun sequence and carries:
- the LOC139133001 gene encoding UDP-glucose 4-epimerase-like codes for the protein MSDKCVLVTGGAGYIGSHVVIELLNAGYEMVVVDNLTNSSKGPGTVKPAIIQKIEEISGKVVTFYGVDILDKKSLIDLFAKHQFFAVLHLASLKAVGESVKLPLKYYMVNVTGTLNLLEVMNRYNVKNILFSSSHTVYGTPKYLPLDEKHPVGECTNPYGSSKCFVEQVLADLYNAEKDWNVIIMRYFNPVGSHKSGLIGEDPDGIPSNLMPYVAQVAVGKRTELKVFGDDYDTPDGTGVRDYIHVVDLAASHIAALKKLEENPGCKTYNIGTGKAFSVLDIIKGVEKASGKKIAYKVVARRNGDVGSCYSDSSLAEKELGWKAEKGLDEMCEDLWRWQGKNTN